A DNA window from Hevea brasiliensis isolate MT/VB/25A 57/8 chromosome 2, ASM3005281v1, whole genome shotgun sequence contains the following coding sequences:
- the LOC131177947 gene encoding probably inactive leucine-rich repeat receptor-like protein kinase At5g48380: MTLFLSITAAEIIILMIRRKNKKREDELEDGFSMIEVQQETEISRLEKFVTRMSYIDLSYATQNFSQHNIIGHGQMGTMYKATLPNGWCLAVKRLYDSQQFEEQFISELKTLARFRHDNLIPILGFAIELKERLLVYKYVSNGNLFDWLHSAEDKKKILEWPLRMKIAVGLARGLAWLHHRNKFRLAHLNINSKSVLLDKNFEPKLSNFGRARISSTIETELWESSFLKEDVYNFGIVILELIKGKQLTSSNSSERSLEEYTSNISISSASSLYDAIDTCLIGKGHDDEIFQLFRIACNCVEHLPERRKNMLEVYEMIKDVRETQVLS, from the exons ATGACATTATTTCTATCCATCACCGCAGCGGAAATTATCATACTGATGATAAGGAGGAAGAACAAGAAAAGAGAGGATGAGCTTGAGGATGGTTTTTCAATGATAGAGGTCCAACAAGAAACAGAG ATTTCTAGGTTGGAGAAATTTGTTACAAGAATGAGTTATATAGATCTCAGCTATGCTACCCAAAATTTCAGTCAACACAATATCATTGGACACGGACAAATGGGGACAATGTATAAGGCAACCCTTCCAAATGGTTGGTGCCTCGCAGTGAAAAGGTTGTATGACTCTCAACAATTTGAAGAACAGTTCATATCTGAATTGAAGACATTAGCCAGATTCAGACACGATAATTTAATTCCAATATTGGGATTTGCCATAGAGTTGAAGGAAAGGCTTCTGGTGTACAAATATGTCTCCAACGGAAATCTTTTCGATTGGTTGCATTCAGCAGAAGACAAGAAGAAGATTCTTGAATGGCCTCTGAGGATGAAAATTGCTGTTGGATTGGCAAGAGGCTTGGCATGGCTTCACCATCGAAACAAATTCCGCTTGGCACATCTCAACATAAACTCAAAGTCTGTTTTACTTGACAAGAATTTTGAACCTAAGTTATCAAATTTTGGAAGGGCAAGGATAAGTTCAACTATAGAAACTGAACTCTGGGAATCGAGTTTTCTGAAAGAAGATGTCTACAACTTCGGAATTGTGATTCTTGAGCTGATCAAAGGTAAACAGCTTACTTCGTCAAACAGTTCTGAAAGGAGCTTGGAGGAATATACAAGTAATATCTCTATCAGCTCTGCTTCTTCTCTGTATGATGCTATTGATACGTGTTTGATAGGGAAAGGACATGATGATGAGATTTTCCAGCTCTTTAGAATTGCTTGTAATTGTGTTGAACACTTGCCAGAGCGAAGGAAAAACATGCTTGAAGTGTACGAAATGATTAAAGACGTCAGAGAGACACAAGTCCTCTCATAA
- the LOC131177946 gene encoding uncharacterized protein LOC131177946, whose amino-acid sequence MPQESWHKLNVDGGVKGVNGWVLGGGLIRNSKGHRINLVESDGMELVKMVNDNSLDACVPSNFKYILNEVRKLLSHSWKIVMINVLREANMCANWLSSFAANVSQGVVLMKDPPDGLRC is encoded by the exons ATGCCACAGGAGAGTTGGCATAAGTTAAATGTGGATGGAGGTGTGAAGGGTGTTAATGGTTGGGTGTTAGGGGGAGGTTTGATTAGGAATAGCAAAG GGCATCGCATAAATTTGGTTGAGAGTGATGGCATGGAGTTGGTAAAGATGGTGAATGATAATTCTCTTGATGCTTGTGTACCTTCGAATTTTAAGTATATCTTGAATGAAGTAAGGAAGCTCTTGAGTCATAGTTGGAAAATTGTTATGATTAATGTGCTGCGTGAGGCAAATATGTGCGCTAATTGGTTAAGTTCTTTTGCTGCTAACGTGTCGCAGGGTGTAGTTTTGATGAAGGATCCTCCTGATGGTTTGAGGTGCTAG
- the LOC110638906 gene encoding probably inactive leucine-rich repeat receptor-like protein kinase At5g48380: MELEITKVYAVFLHTFIWSLLGSFTATVATETDIACLKSIKASLEDPFGYLKSSWDFNNNTEGFICSFTGVDCWHPNENKVLNLRLSDMGLRGRFPLGIENCTSLTGLDLSANEFEGPIPFDIPKRLPFVTSLDLSSNSFSGEIPSSIANCSHLNILKLDHNRLTGHIPQEIGGLSRIKAFSVSDNLLSGPVPNFANTAVSADYANNNGLCGGPLRRCPVNRRKFNLRFDFSFKGGFAIGYTVSLISAIVVYASYCVPWVYMGKKNGMITIPELVMLMLRRKNKNPELEQLASLSTMEFLLEKEISTSQHFVTRMSSIDLCNATGNFSKHNIIGVGQIGTMYKASLPNGWSLAVKKLYISEQSEEQFISELKTLGRLRHDNLIPLLGFCKESKTRLLVYKYVSNGSLFDWLHSGEGKKKVLKWPLRMKIAAGIAKGLAWLHHCCSFRVAHLNISTKCILLDKDLEPKLSNFGMSTFINPNEVNSSSGFFMDVEFWEECFLKEDVFNFGIVLLELITGKMGTVLSSSYGSLDEWLSDLCSSSSSLYDCIDKHLIGQGHDHEIFQCLKIARNCVLRFPEQRPTMLDVYMTISSNN, from the exons ATGGAACTTGAAATTACAAAAGTTTATGCTGTTTTTCTCCACACTTTTATCTGGTCATTGCTAGGTTCTTTTACTGCGACTGTGGCTACCGAAACTGATATTGCTTGCTTAAAATCGATTAAAGCTTCCTTGGAAGACCCTTTTGGTTACTTGAAATCTTCGTGGGACTTCAACAACAATACAGAAGGCTTCATCTGTTCATTTACTGGTGTGGATTGCTGGCATCCTAATGAGAACAAGGTTTTAAATCTCAGATTATCTGATATGGGGCTCAGGGGCCGATTTCCTCTAGGGATTGAGAATTGTACAAGTTTAACAGGCTTGGATCTTTCCGCTAACGAGTTTGAGGGACCAAttccatttgacatcccgaaaagACTTCCATTTGTTACAAGCCTCGATCTTTCCTCCAACAGTTTTTCCGGTGAAATCCCATCCAGCATTGCCAATTGCTCTCATTTGAACATTCTTAAACTAGACCACAACCGACTTACAGGTCATATTCCACAAGAAATTGGTGGGCTCAGCAGGATCAAGGCCTTTAGTGTCTCCGATAATCTATTATCAGGGCCAGTGCCAAACTTTGCAAACACTGCAGTTTCGGCCGACTATGCAAATAACAATGGACTCTGTGGGGGGCCTTTGCGAAGGTGCCCAGTGAATCGAAGGAAATTTAATTTGAGATTTGATTTTTCATTCAAAGGTGGGTTTGCAATTGGTTATACAGTTTCTCTGATTTCAGCTATAGTTGTTTATGCGTCCTATTGTGTGCCTTGGGTGTATATGGGAAAGAAGAATGGGATGATCACAATACCAGAGCTGGTAATGTTGATGCTAAGGAGGAAGAACAAAAATCCAGAGCTTGAGCAACTGGCTAGCTTATCAACTATGGAGTTTTTGCTCGAGAAAGAG ATTTCTACCTCACAGCACTTTGTTACGAGAATGAGTTCTATAGATCTGTGCAACGCCACTGGAAATTTTAGCAAACATAATATCATTGGGGTGGGACAAATCGGGACCATGTACAAGGCAAGCCTTCCTAATGGTTGGTCCCTCGCAGTAAAGAAATTATATATTTCTGAACAATCTGAAGAGCAGTTCATATCTGAATTGAAGACATTGGGTAGATTGAGACATGATAACTTGATTCCACTCCTCGGATTCTGCAAAGAATCAAAAACAAGGCTTTTGGTGTATAAATATGTATCAAATGGAAGCCTTTTCGATTGGTTACATTCAGGGGAAGGCAAGAAGAAAGTGCTGAAATGGCCTTTGAGGATGAAAATTGCTGCTGGTATAGCAAAAGGCTTGGCATGGCTCCATCATTGCTGCAGTTTCCGTGTGGCTCATCTTAACATAAGCACAAAATGTATTTTACTTGATAAGGATCTTGAACCCAAGTTATCAAACTTTGGAATGTCTACCTTCATCAATCCAAATGAGGTCAATTCAAGCAGTGGTTTCTTCATGGATGTTGAATTTTGGGAGGAATGTTTTCTTAAGGAAGATGTTTTCAACTTCGGAATTGTGCTTCTTGAGTTGATTACAGGCAAAATGGGCACTGTTTTGAGCAGCTCTTATGGAAGCTTGGATGAATGGTTAAGTGATCTCTGTTCTAGCTCTTCAAGTCTATATGATTGCATCGATAAGCATCTGATAGGGCAAGGACATGATCATGAGATCTTTCAGTGTCTGAAAATAGCGCGTAATTGTGTACTGCGCTTTCCAGAGCAAAGGCCAACCATGCTTGACGTTTACATGACAATAAGTAGTAATAATTGA